The stretch of DNA gctaatgctgttacgtaatcatgtgtatgatataatttttacatgtgttgtttgaaagacaaaggtacagtgtttatgtaatcattgagaaattcCATGAAAACAATctacatatgacgtcacgagtcaactcttaaaacatactgactgccccccGTATATACGTGAAAGCCGATTTTACTTTTGTCAAATTTATTTGAATACCATTGTAGGTTTAGTGGATAGAAAGAGgtttaaaaatggtaaaatagaGTAATCCATCCAGCTGTCCGTCCGGGACCAGTTACATATATTTTAGGTGTTTTACCTGTACACCAGTACCTACTAGAATTATAAaggatttttcaaacaaaaatgtttatttacaaacGATTATAAATAGCTTTTCTATATTGTGGGTCTAAATTAACAGATCAGTATTGCTTTGTTGTGTAATTAAAAAGCAAACAGAGAAGTAATTTTTAAAGTATCCATCTTTTTCGCAATTGACCACATCGTTGCCGTTGTCGGTCTAATCGATATTGAGTTATATATGCCAGATGGGTGGGGGACACTTTACATGCTTTATGCGTCCTCTCATTAAGGTTACACAaggaaacgtataaaaacgtataaaagacgtttAAAGTTGTTCTTTAAAACcaagttttctcagcaattaaatatCGCATTGCAAGAAATGTTGGTGCGTTGGATGTAGATTTATATTTAGAATCCCGAAAGTGCACAAAATATGCACTTTTGGggataaaatgaccaaatatgaggttaatttggtcataaCCCAACATACAGGCATCAATATTGGGAGgggagatgattgtatggaccatccctctTGCAAAATATTTGGGGGATATATCCTACTCTCACAACCCCACGCCTATGCTCGTAAATGTGAGGCTTTGTGGGATATAATAAACGCACAGGCTATATATCTGACCGTGTATCTATTTTAATTGTGTTTGTTGGCTTGCTCCCTCTCTTGCTTTCGATTGATTGAGATTTTTAGAAAAGTTGAGTTCATGTATGGTGATTTAGTTTCAGGCGGTCTTTCATTGtcaccaaaaattaattttaaatcttactCCACAACTTTGATATTGAACTTCGGATTTGGATGAATCTCACCTAAATGTGGTTAATGGATTTAATTTGTCACAGAGATGAATACCctacaaattattcaaattttcatGGTTTTGTTGCAATGAAACTTTATTGTGGAAAAAGTATGGTGCTGTCCGTGGgtgaatatttaatattttccttggATTTACAAAATAGACAAAGATTAACAGGTTATTCCTCCAATTCCTTGTTCCTCACAATATTTTTAGGTGGTTCAGCAGCTTCCTTTGGCCCAATATGGCATACTGGCGGAAGagatggtggccatcttggatctTTGACGCATTTTGTCCACACGACATGACTGACAAGTACCCATACACCACATAATCCTTGCATGATGCTTGCATAGAGAAACCCTGCCATGTAGTCACCTGTGTAGTCTAGCAATAAACCTGCAATGACGCATCCAAAAAACCAACGATAGAGGTTAATAGCTGCGCATCAGTTGTGTTGAGGGTATGCAATACAACTTTGCTTTCGACGTCCAAAGCACAAACGTTTCACAATACTAAAAAATAACTGATTCAAAGTCACTAATTTCATTAATAACCCTCTCTTTTCAGGAATTTTAATTCCTTCTGTGtcacattttctttttaaaaacataCAACTTTGATTTGCTTTATGATGACCTCCACGTGTGACGTGTTATTCGCTCGGACAATTTAAGTGCGGACCGCCGTAGTTTGATTACCGTATAATTATAGTGTAATTCGTCGCTGACGGTTTGTCCCTCGTCAGCTATTTGATGTTTACAGGGAAACTGAAAAATGAAGTTACAATTGCATTTTTGTGTTCAAGTGAAAGTTGTTAATGGGGCTAAATACTTATTAATGAGGACAGCTTTTTAATTATTTAACGGTGATTCATCGTGATAAATGAGCGAAAGAGGGCGGTATGCAGGCTTAATTACCAATGCCTAATTGGCAGTCTACCAAACAATTATTGTATAAATGGTTCATTCAtactcaaatattaaatattgtacaGCATTTATGAAACAATAAATGTGGAGTAATTATGTCATGGTGCAAGTTATCTTACAATGACTGGGaacaattacccagcaaacacaaaacgtcatTCGCAAAACGTTagtaaaaggttgccagaaaatgttaaatgtcaggttatataaagggtataaaacgatttcatgatattcaaaaacatttaatGATAACCTAATGCAAATATACTAACAtaacgttatttaagtgttgacaaaatatttagccaaAAATATTTGTGCAGTGTGTTTACatagtacaaaacgttttaaaacgtttttcatgacctttatataacccgacatttaatgttattaaaacgtttttaccaaaaccagaACCTAAAATATAGCCTGTTTaaatcgttttaaaaacgttttgtgtttgctggtgcgGGATTATAGCCAATGTGCTCGGGACATTTTGCTATGGAAAGGCGTAGTTCTCGGGTatagaagttttaattttacagtaaaaatgtcATCTAGGAAGGGCTAGAGTTAACCCACCTACCTGCTAAAAGAACTGTACTCATAATACTCGTAGCCAAAACAAACAATGTTAATCCTATACCACCAGGAAAACGATGGACGCCAACTATACCTCTCACTATGACTATGTTAATAGCTATATACAATCCTGCTGCGAATCCAATATTAGCAGCACATATCACAAATACTGCATATTGCTCAGAAACTGCAATTAGCGGCAGTGATACTGCCGTAAGAAAGTTGGCAAAAGCGTAGAGTGTAGTCGTATGACAAATCTTTTTGTCTATTAAGCGACCGTGTCCTGCTTGTGCAACTAAACCACTAATACCGATGGTAGATATGAGTAAAGTCGCATTGTAATCTGAAATACCTACTACTGTAGCTCTTTCCTTGATGTACACTAAACAAGTAGAATACACACagccagaaagaaagaacctCTGTTATAATATGATACAGGGAGACATATCTATAACTTGACGTTCTTTGTTCATTAAGATGATGGCTTGATGGCGCACAATAATCAACTTTGATAGGTTTTGTTCAAACTTTCCATTCACAAAGTTATAGAGTAATACATAACTCGTCGGGTGCATCAGATACTGgtctattttgaatttttgacttaGAAGTTACGAAGTTAAACACGGCTGGAAATTGAATGGAATCATATTCAATAAGGAATACTGGATCAATTTTTCGACGTCGAATATAAAAAGTACGAACCGGGCTTAATAATTATTCCTCACCTGTCATTGGTACTGTGAAGTACAAAAGATGTATTGTGTCAgcaaatgatgagatgaagagACATACAGCTGATAACAAGCCACCTAACATAACGACTGGGCGGACTCCAAAATGATGACTTAATGCACCAGATATGGGGGCTGAAAAGGCAAAGAATGAATGATAATCATAAATGGTCTGTACACCACGTTGATACGTTGATATCACGTACAGTGTATTTTAAAATAACGAAAGCGAGGTCAAGAAGGGTGTGATATCAATGTTCATCACCCTATCAATGGCAGGAAAGTGCCGAAATATAGAGATGTCTATAGCGCGGAGTACCAAACGGGCGCAGTGTTCACGCAATACTTTCAACGCATATTTCATTACcgaacagtggacttcggttgtatatataaatgcgcatatataaatgcgcacgtgaccagatggccagtgccatgttcgtgttacctcactgtcaatcactgaaattgcgaccacagttccaggtggtggccgcattgcattctctaaattcagtaaattttcatcgtcaaccgtgtaattgaatgggattattttgaaattttaaaacgcttgaaatatcacaaacaaataggcctatgttgatgaataatataaatacaagctaaaaccgttggggttcgataatgaaccccacaaaattaaccgactatattggaaaatgccatacggccgggcggtttcacaagttgccggctcgatcatgtcatccgccgcctgcacagttctgaccttaaagccaatcatgtcccctttcatactttcatgccgttgcgacaagaggcatgacttatcagccattcacaagtcttgattgtgtctgtttgtctacaatgcgcgtgtgtcacgccgctcggcggcaagcagcatgatagtatgaaaccagcactacgtcatagatatggccaattggcacgcccatttagcacggaaattatgaaatataagtttgtaaatcagctatatctagcttttccgtagttaattttttttccgtgatggaaaacgttaataaagagtttatctttcgggtcaagttattttaccctttgcaatcaatgccactattttgcaaaagcaattttccttgcgacctgtcattttccctatacttttgcacggggagtttatgtacatccgggtaccttatatcgtttaatacggtatggcgacttgtagatgtcacgtgcgcatttatatatgcgcatttatatatacaaccgaagtccactgccgAACAGACATGCATATTTCAACAGAACATGACTATTCCCGGGGTCTTCCAAAATGGTTAAAACTTTATTAAAAATAATCAGTTATGGCAATGCATTATTAGGCCTTATTGCGTTCACATTTttcccgattgatttcattactttacggcctacatccagatactATTTTCGAGGTTCTCCAACAGGACAGGACTTGGAGGAGGAAATCTAGTACCTTATAAATATGACTATGACTTAAATACGAATTAAAGAACAAATACTTTGAGCTAAtgtccattttttaaaataaaaggtGTTGCTCAGAAAGTTAACTTTTAGAACTACTGAGTTGTTGCAATGTCTAAACGgaatataccattatattttgtacaaatgtatagctataggtctcctctatccagtgataccaaaataagtacaacaaTGCCCCACATAAtaccgctatgacgtcataatgtgatggCGCCTACgcaaattttggaaattctgaCTACATGTATGTAGAAAAGTATAGacaaaaaaatagattttctgctaaaaattctacaaaaatgcgattatCACGGAATTGTTTCCTGAATATGTAAGTAAaagactatttcaacctaatatAACTaataagtaaaaagtcagtagctcttggaataatttcacaggagggaaatgaaaatcattactgtagaaaccaatgttGGGCCTCACCAAACTCCcccctatggtcatctttgacggccggtcctaccccAGGACCTTACCCGGGTAacatttatcactaaaatgagcgcaaagcaGTGATCccaggtcgtttgggcgtaaacgcgtgcgtttctTTGACGGATAAAAAAATCTTAGGGGTGCAAGCCCCCCTTCGTAGCTAGAGATAATAGTGTCTTGTTTGTTAGCACCCATGCTCTCCCGCTAGCAACATAATGCAAGTGTCCTTACCAGTTGTTAACATCACCCATATGACAGATGAGGCCAGCAAGCCAATTGTACTGCTACCATCCCCATGAAGATCCTCACCAAATGCTTTCTTCCATTCCATATAGAAGACCCCCATGGAGGTAGTAAATCCACGGTTTAATGCTTGAGTTACAAATGCAGCACATACTATGGGCCAATTCTGGACCCATATTCACTAAAACAATTATGAGAACAAACTATTAAGTCCAAAGCTGTGGTGCAAAACCCCTGAACAGGTGAATTCATCACAGGTTTTCTCTGTACGCAATTAATACAGAACTGCACAATATTGCACTTTATTAGTACTGTACATACACCACAATACAGGAAACAGTGAGTGAGTTGTCAGTGACGTTCATGAACaaagaagaaaataaatgaacataCGGAAAATAATTTTCAGCATGAGAATGTTTAGTCAGAAATTAACTGTGCCCAACATTTAGTATGATTTAGTTTCATTTACAAATCTGTGTTCGTCTTTGTCACAGTGTAACTGGAACCCGGTGGTCATGTCGATAACGGAATCTTTCCTTTGTTTCCTTAATTTGCGGGTTCAAAGGTGATGTCAGATAACAACTGACCGATATTAGTACCAAGCGTGATATCATCGATTCAGTCCGGCAGGGAAAACAATATTCTTTATATGAATTTAAAATTGAGAACGCAAAATGTGGCTAGGAACTAAACACTCCTCTCCATATGCAAGTGGTTTATCTTCGtatgaatataaaataaaacaacagtGACTGCAAAGTTACAACAGAACACATCATCTCTGCAAAGCATAAACTCAACCGACACACGAACGCAGCATACCATTTGAAATCATAAGTTGTTTGAACAGTCATTTGCCCTTGGG from Amphiura filiformis unplaced genomic scaffold, Afil_fr2py scaffold_131, whole genome shotgun sequence encodes:
- the LOC140145087 gene encoding monocarboxylate transporter 12-like, with the protein product MGVFYMEWKKAFGEDLHGDGSSTIGLLASSVIWVMLTTAPISGALSHHFGVRPVVMLGGLLSAVCLFISSFADTIHLLYFTVPMTVYIKERATVVGISDYNATLLISTIGISGLVAQAGHGRLIDKKICHTTTLYAFANFLTAVSLPLIAVSEQYAVFVICAANIGFAAGLYIAINIVIVRGIVGVHRFPGGIGLTLFVLATSIMSTVLLAGLLLDYTGDYMAGFLYASIMQGLCGVWVLVSHVVWTKCVKDPRWPPSLPPVCHIGPKEAAEPPKNIVRNKELEE